The following coding sequences lie in one Phragmites australis chromosome 8, lpPhrAust1.1, whole genome shotgun sequence genomic window:
- the LOC133927336 gene encoding disease resistance protein RGA2-like, with amino-acid sequence MEALQWILSAGVNIREATQLNDELDRLRTTLPKARFLVSRGEWGRSKDKELAMLLSQLKDSTYDAEDLLRELDDQVLRQKIEDADRSRAGQLLSSSLNLAKKFIYGSKTRVKETQDKLDNSVAAIEGVLNFMGLNVEPVQLMPETSSVIGAPQVFGRDTERDLVIEMLGVTIGLEDKRDQMIKLLGVPLTGGCGSAESNGKREAAAAEGGGGNGVTSTSRAKRLKGNSSSAGFAETNRTDNVSVLPIVGIGGVGKTTLAQLIYNDPRVKHHFEVRVWVCVSDLFDKKRITKEIVESITGKEYNRSCSLNYLQETLKEKLPKLQKFLFVLDDVWPNANDEWEAFFAPLREGREGSMVLVTTRSPKVADLVTTSNCKPVQLEGLPSDIFWEFFRKCAFGKDCPESYPHLQDIGQSISSRLCGSPLAAKTLGRLLNMELTERHWRNVQDSELWELPHHENEILPALQLSYLYLPQELKRCFTFCSIFPKDYSFERDKIVGMWVAEGFIAPVGNMHLEDVGITYLDELRSRFLFQSDPKSPDRAIYVMHDLIHDMAMSVSADECILMKDLSYQEQKRMPHTVRHMSVEVSGESMSRMRDIQYLNKLHSLRFEKKLNVEIKWFNQLSNILYLSLKGCTLVKLPESIYDLTSLRYLDISGSCVLELPEKFWCLYSLQFFDAPRSYLRRFHQDITKPMSLRHLVLPPTASKALSEIRGLGNLSCLRNLSEFRVGIENGRKIGELKFMNRLSGTLSIRSLRNVRSTEEAAEARLFDKQYLKELLLDWEDESTSGSGQLRRGDSGVVEGLRPNSRIESLKVHEFLGDRFSPTWFRPEDLTTLRSLVLYRCLYLKSLSIPCIASLEQLELKEVGIESLTTFADRRTQHASSSSSNGIASFALTRLTSLRLFGCNKLANLDQFLSPENLPSLKSLFLEYCDDLVSIPVHSFVGFVCLQDLKICGCAKLVCPREMVLPPSLLRLTLSDCGEFDRSLAACLENLTSLTDLQLVHCLNIIFIPLSSIAGTKRLVVRYCPELSSIGGSHGLSSIQHAELSDCPKLTEVEQPYKKNTALQKEHIEILQKDLLKFWSTPDWNKFLSTP; translated from the coding sequence atGGAGGCACTGCAATGGATCCTCTCAGCCGGGGTCAACATCCGCGAAGCGACTCAGCTGAACGATGAGCTGGACCGCCTCCGGACCACCTTGCCCAAGGCTCGCTTCCTCGTCAGTCGTGGCGAGTGGGGCAGGTCCAAGGACAAGGAGCTGGCAATGCTTCTCTCGCAGCTCAAGGACAGCACCTACGATGCCGAGGACCTCCTCCGCGAGCTGGATGATCAGGTGCTGCGGCAAAAGATAGAGGACGCTGACCGGAGCCGGGCAGGTCAACTCTTGTCTTCCTCTCTGAATCTCGCAAAAAAATTTATCTATGGTAGCAAAACAAGGGTAAAGGAGACCCAAGATAAGCTCGACAATTCAGTGGCTGCGATAGAGGGAGTGCTCAATTTTATGGGTCTTAATGTTGAGCCAGTGCAGCTCATGCCGGAGACAAGTTCAGTCATTGGCGCTCCTCAAGTGTTTGGCCGCGACACAGAACGAGATCTAGTGATCGAGATGCTCGGTGTGACGATTGGCCTTGAGGACAAACGTGATCAGATGATCAAACTATTGGGTGTGCCACTCACCGGAGGTTGTGGATCTGCAGAGTCTAATGGAAAacgagaagcagcagcagcagaaggaggaggaggcaatggtGTCACATCTACATCCAGAGCCAAGCGACTAAAAGGAAACAGCAGCAGCGCCGGATTTGCTGAGACCAACCGCACTGACAACGTTTCTGTCTTGCCGATTGTCGGCATTGGCGGGGTGGGGAAGACTACCCTGGCTCAGCTCATCTACAATGATCCAAGGGTGAAACATCACTTTGAAGTGAGGGTATGGGTCTGCGTTTCAGACCTCTTTGACAAGAAAAGGATAACAAAGGAGATCGTTGAATCCATCACTGGGAAAGAGTACAACCGATCATGCAGTTTAAATTATCTTCAagagacattgaaggagaagcTGCCGAAGCTCCAAAAGTTCCTTTTTGTGTTGGATGATGTTTGGCCGAATGCTAATGACGAGTGGGAGGCATTTTTTGCACCATTGAGGGAAGGACGTGAAGGCAGCATGGTCTTAGTGACCACAAGATCTCCAAAGGTTGCTGACCTTGTCACCACCAGCAACTGTAAGCCTGTCCAACTCGAAGGATTGCCCAGTGATATATTTTGGGAGTTCTTCAGGAAGTGTGCATTTGGTAAAGACTGCCCTGAGTCATATCCTCACTTGCAAGATATTGGTCAGAGCATTTCCTCTAGGTTGTGCGGGTCTCCTTTGGCTGCGAAAACTCTCGGACGCCTGTTGAATATGGAGCTGACCGAGCGACATTGGAGGAATGTCCAGGACAGTGAATTGTGGGAACTACCGCATCACGAGAATGAGATATTACCAGCCCTCCAACTGAGCTACTTGTATCTCCCACAAGAACTTAAGAGATGCTTTACATTTTGCTCCATATTTCCAAAAGATTATAGCTTCGAAAGAGATAAGATAGTTGGCATGTGGGTGGCGGAGGGCTTTATTGCACCAGTGGGGAACATGCATCTTGAAGATGTGGGGATTACATATTTGGATGAATTGAGAAGCAGATTTCTTTTTCAATCTGATCCAAAGTCCCCTGATCGAGCTATATATGTAATGCATGACTTGATTCATGATATGGCAATGTCCGTTTCTGCAGATGAATGCATCTTGATGAAAGATTTGAGCTACCAGGAGCAGAAGAGAATGCCGCATACAGTTCGCCATATGTCAGTCGAGGTTTCTGGTGAATCCATGAGCAGAATGAGAGACATTCAATATTTGAATAAATTGCATTCACTCAGGTTCGAAAAGAAACTTAACGTTGAGATTAAATGGTTTAATCAGCTTTCTAACATCCTGTATTTGAGCCTAAAAGGTTGCACGCTGGTAAAGCTACCTGAAAGCATATATGATTTGACTAGTCTCCGTTATCTTGATATATCTGGTAGCTGTGTACTAGAGTTGCCAGAGAAATTCTGGTGCCTTTACAGCCTTCAATTTTTTGATGCACCTCGTTCCTATCTGCGCAGATTTCATCAGGACATAACAAAGCCAATGAGCCTGCGCCATCTAGTTCTGCCACCGACAGCATCTAAGGCCTTATCAGAGATAAGAGGGCTTGGAAATCTGTCTTGTCTACGGAACTTGAGTGAGTTTAGAGTTGGAATAGAAAATGGGCGTAAAATTGGTGAGCTCAAGTTCATGAATCGGCTCAGTGGAACGCTGTCTATCAGATCTCTTCGTAATGTTCGGAGCACCGAAGAGGCCGCTGAGGCTAGACTTTTTGACAAGCAATACCTCAAGGAATTGCTTCTAGACTGGGAAGATGAGAGCACGTCCGGGTCCGGGCAGCTGAGGCGCGGTGACAGTGGAGTGGTCGAAGGCTTACGTCCTAATTCAAGAATTGAAAGCCTTAAAGTCCATGAATTTTTGGGTGATAGGTTTTCTCCAACTTGGTTTAGACCAGAGGACTTAACGACTCTAAGAAGCCTGGTGCTTTACAGATGCCTTTACTTGAAAAGTTTATCAATCCCCTGCATAGCTTCCCTCGAACAGTTGGAGCTGAAAGAGGTAGGGATTGAATCCCTCACAACTTTTgctgaccgtaggacgcagcatgcaagcagcagcagcagcaatggcATTGCATCCTTCGCCTTGACACGCCTCACTTCTCTACGTCTTTTCGGATGCAATAAGCTGGCAAATCTTGACCAGTTTTTGTCCCCAGAGAACCTGCCATCCCTCAAGTCGCTATTCCTGGAGTACTGTGACGATCTAGTATCAATACCTGTCCATAGTTTTGTGGGATTTGTTTGCCTACAGGACCTGAAAATCTGCGGGTGTGCCAAGTTAGTGTGCCCACGGGAAATGGTGTTGCCCCCATCACTCCTGCGGCTCACTCTATCAGATTGCGGTGAGTTCGACAGGTCACTTGCAGCCTGCCTGGAGAACCTTACCTCTCTCACCGACCTGCAGCTGGTTCACTGTctcaacatcatcttcatcccgTTGAGCTCCATCGCAGGCACCAAACGCCTGGTTGTCCGTTACTGCCCGGAGTTGTCATCGATTGGAGGATCGCACGGTCTTTCATCCATACAGCATGCCGAGCTATCCGACTGCCCTAAGCTGACCGAAGTAGAACAGCCCTACAAAAAGAACACAGCCCTACAAAAAGAACACATCGAGATACTGCAAAAAGATCTGCTCAAGTTTTGGAGTACGCCAGATTGGAACAAGTTTCTGAGTACGCCGTGA